Within Wyeomyia smithii strain HCP4-BCI-WySm-NY-G18 chromosome 2, ASM2978416v1, whole genome shotgun sequence, the genomic segment CTGTCCATTGCATCCCAAAGGATTTGTTTATGTccgaaaattgatatttttatttgcgTTAAGTTTTCGTTCTTTTGACCTGAATATCATGATTTTTTTCGTGtgaaaacatagaaaacaggTCTATATTACTATGATACCTTACGAAAACACAGGCTGCGAGTGGAGTTTCCTTAGGGGGTCcgaattaccccaaactaccctacagGAATGAGGAAAAAACAATCGCTTAAAAGCTGTGCGAAGCAAGAGAGCTCGGTATACCAGATTAGAAATCGATTATTTGAGTTAAGTCTCAACGTCGTTCAGCTAGAAGATCCGGTATACTAACTCGCCCTTAAAGATGTCCAAGCCTTTCCCGTTCTTGATAGATTTGAGTccgtttttttaataatttgtgcagttcattttttttgcataaaactgTCTTTGGATGAACTTTCTGCCCCCAATCCTAACCATCTTTCCGTCCGaaccgattttttttgtgattccgGGTATAAATTCTCTgatcaatttaaaaatttagaatCTGTTAACACAATGATCTGCCAGTATTGTCGAatttaaaaacattgaaaaacaataaaataaaaacatccAGAAAAGCCTAACATTCCTACATTTAGTCATTTGATTGAGGATAACAAGCATACGTAGTTCTACACTGATGGGAGCCGTTGGTATTTCCTACTGCCGCTATGACGAGAGTAAGAGAACTGTTTCCCCTAGTCTTAAGTACTCGGCTCAAAGCCACTTAAGATTACTCTACTTCTGCAAGACCAGTATATAAACTGGGAGCCGCAGGCTGTTAAAATCATAGTTCGCAATCGTTCATTGATTTAACCTGAGTAGATCAAGGCGATAAAAATGGTAAGCCTATTGTCAGTTAGCCACTAGAGTTAGTAAtgattattagtatttttccagTATCGCTACCTTCAAGCAATTTTGTGTTTATCTTTGGTCATATTTCTGGTCAGTGGGTTACCACTGACCAATGATCATGCTGAAGAGTTGAGCGGAAATTTCGAAGGTGATATGGTTCTCTCCAATGAACAGCGATCTTCTTTGAACATTAATCGCAACGGATTGTTGGATGAAAAGTACCGCTGGCCAAATAACACCGTTCAATACAAAATCATTCCGGAAAACTTAAGTGagtatgaaaaaatgaaaaaaaaacagattttttttcataattcaaTTTTTCCACAGCTTCTGAACAAATTGACTATATTCACAAGGCGCTCAACACAATAGCTAACGTATCTTGTTTAACGTTCGTGGAAGCTGCGCCAGATGCAACTTCGTATGTTAGAGTTGTTGGCGACACTACGGGTTGTTTTTCCAAAGTTGGTTTCACTGGATCCATCCAAGATTTGAACCTGGCACCAAATGTACTAGAGCAGGGCTGTTTCCGACTTGGTACGATCATTAATGAGTTCCTCCATGCCTTAGGATTCTACCACATGCAAAGCGCCAGTGACCGTGATGACTACGTAACTATCGTGTGGGAAAACATTCAACCGGGAAGGGAGCATAACTTCGAAAAGTACGCCAGTACTGAAATCAGTAGTTTTGACACAGGTTACGATTATGGAAGTGTTTTACACTACCCAGCTACCGCTTTCAGCGTGAATGAGGAACGCACGATTATCCCGAAAGATCCTAACGCTACCATCGGACAGCGTAAAGGTATGAGTGAGAAGGACATTGCTAAGCTTAACCACATGTACAAATGTGATGgttcaataaataaaaatcattgattCATCTTGAAATGAGTATATTGTTTCtgtttatgataaaaaaaactaaatctcACGTCTAGCTGTTTATAgtgtttttgttctgttttttctCTTGACAATTACTacagcaattttcaaaaatgttcaacTCAAATGGCTTACAAAGCCATCCAAAACGGTTTCAGCTGAGAAACAGAAAAACGTTTTTTTGGCCTGCTGGAATAGTTTCTGTTCTATAATTATTGTAAAGGGAAGAATTTTGTTTCAAGCTTCAGGTTcaattttccagatttttaatcTGTGGGTTTGTTAAAATAGCTTAGTCGAGTACTTAATACTCGACCTTGTAACCGCAAGTGATGATAACACTCGATGGCGGCGTTATCACCAAGAAAAAAGGGTGTTGCTAAAATACAGTACATTGCGTGTGGTAGCTCGTCTCACTCTCAAGTACCGAAGTTTATGCTTAAGTGGACTGTAAATAGAAATGAATGGATGGATTATGGATATTAAATTTTGACGGATAAAATTTTATCACTTGTGTTTGCTGAAACTTTATAGTGATtcgttttttgcagttttttttacgtCAAAACTACCTGATACTCTTCTGGCTACAGTTTATATCCTACCCTCCCTTGAGcacgttacgtaatatacgaatGCTCCCAAACTTATCCGCGGAAACAAACATGAATCAGTTTGGAGCCGTGCTTATACCTTGCTGAGCTTATAGAGTCCGAATGAAAGCCTCAGTTTGTTAAAACGGAGGTGTAATAGTCGTTACTGTCGGAGACCAAGTTTACTTCTGCATCTCCATGACTGCGATGGATAGGAAGGTTTGTGTCACCGTGATAAGTGACGAAGTCGAACAATATTGacggatttcgcgccaaatgaacccgcggctggcagcaccctctccgaattggttgaaactttttgggtgtgaagacatcacctaattaagcatctctgcatacttactttttccaaaattagtctagactgtcttctgaaaagggcggaactttttttgtcgattttttgtaaatcaatataattcaaaaaaagtgttgtaaaagtaacttttaggaaattgtctaaattttcttaaaaaaatatggaaaaaattatatatcaagtcctacactgaaaaaaatgcaatctaaacacaaaacatcgatttaaaaaaatggtcatctccaaattagctaaaaaaatttttggtgaaagacaacattgttggcACCATTTCGTTTATAcatcgcaacttgagcatatttaaggaaaaaaagttattctctaaaataaaaattgaaaatgcaaactaaaaccaaggtatatgatttttttttagtgtGAAACACTTTGATAGAATGAGATACTTGTTATGTTGTGTAAATGTCTAATGTAAATATATTAGGTAATAGTAGAACCAGTGTTTGAGTGTTGTTTTTGACTCTGGAACCAAAATCTTGCGTGAAGCACGCGGTCGCTGTAGAACATAGGTTTTTtgacaatgattttttttatttatgtaaaatatggtttatttaCCTTGGTTTATAAATATtcatcaaatattttaaaacaaatagtTATTCAAACTCAGCGTAAATTCCAATTCTCCTACATCGATTCTGTTATTAACATTTGAATTAATAAAGTTGATGTATTTtgcaaaagttttcaaaatttcattttttacagTTACTGAAATGTTTTCCAAAACTGGTCGCAGTAGATCGTCGAAAGATGGTCTATACCATCCTTCTAGCAATGTCGTTATTCTTCGTTGCACGTACGTCCAGCAGTCACTCGAGTGCACTCGGAGAATTTGTGTTGGATATCTTCGATGCCTATCGTGCAGTGCTGACAATTTGGATCGTTGGCCCGACCGATTACATGCATCAGGCGGCGATGTTCCGTGTTTTCGTTGACCAGCATGTAGAGGTCGCTACGGTAGTGAGAGGATAGTCTGCTTGAAGAAATATTCCCCCATATTCTCCTCCAGTTCATGTTGGGTCGATTTTGTTCAACCCTTGGTATTTCGGTTTGGTCCAAGTAGTAGCGATGCATTTGATCGCTGGAGGGATTTTGTTGGATCTGCTGTGGAAGCAAAGGAATCTGTTGGGCGAGGATTTTGAGACACGGCAGGTCCGCCGGAGGAAGGGTATTTTGAATTAGAAGGGAGTTATAATAAGGAAGGGATTCGATCTCTTAGGTGGCGATTGATCAGTAGCGCTTTGCATTTGATCGCCGGAAGTTGCAGTTTTAATCCACCCTGTTTTCTGTTACGCGCCAACTGGTGCATTGGAACTCGTGCTGGCAGCCCACGAAATAGAAACATCCCCATTCTCGCTGTTAACTTTGCTGTGTGTGCACATTGTGGTGGAATCACAGACGAAAGATACCACACCTTTGACGTGATGAAAGTGTTCAGCAAGATTACTTTCTGCTGCAGGTTAAGGGTCCGCATGCTATGCAACCATAATAGTTGCGATACTCTGGATACTCAAGCATCCCAGTTTAGTTTTACCATGCTTCGCACTGAGTTCGTGAAGATTACCCCCAGCAATTTCACGGTGTCATTTGTCTGCAGACCCGGTACCGTCAGTGGGTTCCCATTGATAAATCCAATATCGATTGCCACCGTTTTCTGCCGATTTAACTTTGCCCCGGATACGATCTCGAAATTATCGAACAGCTGATATAGCCGTTCGATTGTCCGTGTGGATGTAGCGATCACCGTGACGTCATCAGCGTAAGCAACGCACAGGTCTCCACCACATACTTTCTCCAAGCGCGTGAGTAGTGGATGCAGATAGAGAACAAACAACAGCATCGACAATGGGTCTCCCTGTCGTACAGAGCGTTCGATTCGAAACGGTTGTGACAAGTGTCCGTTGACTAGCAGACGAGAGAACGAGGCAGCACCAATGCAGCCATCCGACGAAGTCCTGGTTCAGTCCCAGGGAGAGAAAGGTGCGATGCAGGAACTCATGAGAGACCCGATCGAAAGCGTGATCAAGATCAAACGAAATCATCTTTCCTCTTTGCTTTCTCGCGATCAGCTGGGTCATGCGATCTTATAGAGAAAGCGTCGCTTGGAAGATGGAACGGTCGGTGTTTGCACACTTCTGCGCGTCGCTCAGCACTCGGTGTGTCCGGAGAATGTGCTCCAATCGGGTCTTCATCACACGGGCGAGAATCTTGTAGTCCACGTTGAGCAGGCTCATCGGACGGTACGCTCTCGCTGTCCCATCACCACCACGCTTTTTAACTAACACGATTGTACCATCGGCGAATTCTGACGGTAGCTCATTCGTCATCGCTTCATTGATAACGAAGTAGAGTTCTCTGTAGATGACGTCAAATGTCCGTAGGTAGAATTCTACCG encodes:
- the LOC129720344 gene encoding zinc metalloproteinase nas-4-like, producing the protein MYRYLQAILCLSLVIFLVSGLPLTNDHAEELSGNFEGDMVLSNEQRSSLNINRNGLLDEKYRWPNNTVQYKIIPENLTSEQIDYIHKALNTIANVSCLTFVEAAPDATSYVRVVGDTTGCFSKVGFTGSIQDLNLAPNVLEQGCFRLGTIINEFLHALGFYHMQSASDRDDYVTIVWENIQPGREHNFEKYASTEISSFDTGYDYGSVLHYPATAFSVNEERTIIPKDPNATIGQRKGMSEKDIAKLNHMYKCDGSINKNH